In Rutidosis leptorrhynchoides isolate AG116_Rl617_1_P2 chromosome 2, CSIRO_AGI_Rlap_v1, whole genome shotgun sequence, one genomic interval encodes:
- the LOC139888140 gene encoding uncharacterized protein, whose amino-acid sequence MEEDKDKDQIIIGSSSSPSIDGSKFVIKLKIPKLENDTIESVNIMTNEAKSVCPECNKEFSSGKALGGHMRIHAHSFNKNPNFIKPKKYKKQHHKKPNYLSSVINHEGNPTCSQCGKSFPSMKSLFGHMRCHPERFWRGILQPKVSKSYLFGSESSSVSINQENDNNDGGKLVVDLVNSLSGWGATERRGRPSLKSNKDKDKDEDEDSVLLEAVEDLMSLAQGMNFEGSNSNSLSNKGKLSQVSMELDDCNDDFDIDIEINTKQQQHVVYKSPNNKIKKRKKMKLMMDLEPDQNVVVGDVECKYKCATCDKCFSSHQALGGHRSSHNKVKIPSLLIDHVYHEQQGDKFDQSFEFAGHDGVSNSSSVHQCEICDKVFATGQALGGHKRCHWTGISEPQHVQDQVQVEAQGPSSQITSIGENSGNGRKVLEFDLNEIPCSMIEEDEAGNGNGIGYASSSYNSNMVFLEKLVTFCKYDHQLICCWYFVLNFVDDDDDMQCK is encoded by the exons ATGGaagaagataaagataaagatcagATCATCATcggatcatcatcatcaccatcgatTGATGGTAGCAAGTTTGTAATAAAACTCAAGATCCCAAAGCTTGAGAACGATACGATCGAAAGCGTGAATATAATGACGAACGAAGCTAAAAGTGTTTGTCCAGAATGTAATAAAGAGTTCAGCTCAGGTAAAGCTTTAGGTGGTCATATGAGAATTCATGCTCATTCTtttaacaaaaaccctaattttataaaACCAAAAAAGTATAAAAAACAACATCATAAAAAACCCAATTATTTGAGTTCAGTTATAAATCATGAAGGTAACCCTACATGTTCTCAATGTGGTAAATCATTCCCTTCAATGAAATCACTTTTTGGTCACATGAGATGTCACCCTGAACGTTTTTGGCGTGGTATTTTGCAACCTAAAGTGTCAAAAAGTTATCTTTTTGGATCTGAATCTTCTTCTGTAAGTATAAATCaagaaaatgataataatgatggtgGTAAATTGGTAGTTGATTTGGTTAATTCTTTGAGTGGGTGGGGAGCGACGGAAAGGCGCGGCCGGCCGTCGCTAAAATCGAATAAGGATAAGgataaagatgaagatgaagatagtGTTTTGCTTGAAGCAGTTGAGGATTTAATGAGTTTAGCTCAAGGTATGAATTTTGAGGGTTCTAATAGTAATTCATTAAGTAATAAAGGGAAATTGTCACAAGTGAGTATGGAACTAGATGATTGTAATGATgattttgatattgatattgaGATTAATACTAAACAACAACAACATGTTGTTTACAAGAGTCCTAATAATAAGATCAAGAAAAGAAAGAAGATGAAGCTCATGATGGATTTGGAACCTGATCAAAATGTTGTGGTTGGTGATGTTGAGTGTAAGTATAAATGTGCCACATGTGATAAATGTTTTAGTAGTCATCAAGCTCTTGGTGGACATAGGTCAAGTCATAATAAAGTTAAGATTCCATCACTATTAATTGATCATGTTTATCATGAACAACAAGGTGATAAATTTGATCAGAGCTTTGAGTTTGCAGGACATGATGGTGTTAGTAATAGTAGTAGTGTGCATCAATGTGAGATTTGTGATAAGGTTTTTGCTACTGGGCAAGCTTTGGGCGGGCATAAAAGGTGTCATTGGACTGGAATTAGTGAGCCACAACATGTTCAAGATCAAGTTCAAGTTGAAGCTCAAGGTCCATCAAGTCAGATTACATCTATTGGAGAAAATTCAGGAAATGGGAGGAAGGTTTTGGAGTTTGATTTAAACGAGATTCCATGTAGTATGATTGAAGAAGATGAAGCTGGAAATGGGAATGGAATAGggtatgcatcttcatcatacaaCTCAAACATGG TGTTTCTTGAAAAACTGGTTACTTTTTGCAAGTATGATCATCAGTTAATATGTTGCTGGTATTTTGTGTTGAattttgttgatgatgatgatgacatgcaATGCAAATAG
- the LOC139891242 gene encoding WPP domain-interacting protein 2-like, with product MDLGTELPVLQSMNDSENKSNSNGVYHVEDKNGKLVDVIQPAVTETLSKTRSVLKKWRRIPRELVKKDSNINGDVNNNGNSTVATREDSDQSSRSSTAASIPRIRNEINGLNGRNQVVIVSDYDQRRNGRFEPGKKARGFQIEKENSVESDSRSTNFLFVQGINTVASKSGGGFVSYDEDYSDDANYGDIHYNEEGEERIEFLKGDDESEDIASEKHEDVLVESIKGLDLAQKEFEKEVQKWRDVGKDDSFILDSSINDMLEIKDAKILELESTLISGDTELEDLLKKIIQAEVEYVVITTTTKTLTAGPLSEIKHNLQQKNVSSQDTLGPKKQVAKLEAREDVKNLQKRLCKFVTRFMIQLILLLVILYLKFVPRNVEVVPT from the exons ATGGATTTAGGAACTGAGTTACCTGTATTACAATCAATGAATGATAGTGAAAACAAATCAAATAGTAATGGAGTTTATCATGTTGAAGATAAGAATGGAAAATTAGTAGATGTAATACAACCTGCGGTCACCGAAACGTTGTCCAAAACGCGGTCAGTGTTGAAAAAATGGCGGCGAATACCTAGGGAACTTGTTAAAAAAGATAGTAATATAAATGGTGATGTGAACAATAATGGTAATTCAACAGTTGCTACTAGGGAGGATTCTGACCAGAGTAGTAGATCATCTACGGCTGCTAGTATTCCGAGAATCAGAAATGAAATAAATGGTTTAAATGGGAGGAATCAAGTTGTAATTGTATCTGATTATGATCAACGGAGAAATGGTCGATTTGAACCCGGGAAGAAGGCTCGGGGGTTTCAAATCGAGAAGGAAAACTCAGTGGAATCTGACTCTAGAAGCACCAACTTTTTGTTTGTGCAGGGTATTAACACTGTAGCAAGTAAGAGTGGTGGCGGGTTTGTGAGTTATGATGAAGACTATAGTGATGATGCTAATTATGGTGATATACATTATAATGAAGAAGGAGAAGAACGAATTGAATTCTTAAAAGGTGATGATGAATCTGAGGATATTGCATCTGAGAAGCATGAGGATGTTCTTGTGGAATCTATCAAAGGACTTGATCTTGCCCAGAAGGAATTCGAGAAAG AAGTGCAGAAATGGAGGGATGTTGGAAAAGACGATTCATTTATCCTTGATTCCTCGATTAACGATATGCTTGAGATCAAGGATGCCAAGATTTTGGAACTAGAATCCACCTTAATTTCAGGAGACACTGAGCTTGAGGATCTCTTAAAGAAAATAATTCAAGCTGAGGTGGAATATGTAGTAATAACTACAACTACTAAAACCTTGACTGCAGGGCCGTTAAGTGAAATTAAACATAATTTACAACAAAAGAACGTATCATCACAAGATACACTGGGGCCTAAAAAGCAAGTCGCGAAGTTAGAGGCCCGAGAAGATGTAAAGAATCTGCAAAAAAGGTTGTGTAAATTTGTTACGCGTTTTATGATTCAGCTGATACTATTGCTTGTAATCCTGTACCTGAAATTTGTTCCGCGAAACGTAGAGGTTGTACCCACGTAA